A part of Aegilops tauschii subsp. strangulata cultivar AL8/78 chromosome 2, Aet v6.0, whole genome shotgun sequence genomic DNA contains:
- the LOC109760177 gene encoding protein FAR1-RELATED SEQUENCE 7-like, producing the protein MALIGSDDTAAVLGELRRRKNEDDPDHFYQYEVDAAGRLKRLFWADADARASGCGRCDDVVVIDTALGTNRYGAAFVPFLGMNHHRRPVLLGCAVLADQSPDSYVWLLRAFAMSMGQERPKSVITDGGDALVHAVETVLPLSNHRICSCHLEEGVREHLGGWSDQDGFRSLMFEDGCSPVEFEERWRSLVASHRTASNQEWLCRMYVKRELWAAAFVRDKFFLGMARDEDEDAECLCQSSGLRTRFSEDMTLLALLQRADSRGKYMRAQEAELDEEADKSRVELTTEHERLEEDAARSFTPANFAIVLEEIKALDDFEIVDTLSSSCDGSGHKVYTLDLHGDLFSVLQFHDRANDDKETHSSAVFKCSCRKMERDGLPCRHILHVLQHEKASSIPKCCKLGRLLRRGDTRRERLGEMEALGRKVFDLASQDAEEFEEIKEFLQDWLQERELSS; encoded by the coding sequence ATGGCGCTGATCGGCAGCGACGACACGGCGGCGGTTCTCGGCGAACTGCGCCGCAGGAAGAACGAGGACGACCCTGACCATTTCTACCAGTACGAGGTCGATGCCGCGGGCCGCCTCAAGAGGCTCTTCTGGGCCGACGCCGACGCGCGCGCCAGCGGCTGCGGCCGCTGCGACGACGTCGTCGTGATCGACACCGCGCTCGGGACGAACAGGTACGGCGCGGCCTTCGTCCCCTTCCTCGGCATGAACCACCACCGCCGCCCCGTGCTCCTCGGCTGCGCCGTCCTCGCGGACCAGTCCCCCGACTCCTATGTCTGGCTGTTGCGGGCCTTCGCGATGTCCATGGGCCAGGAGAGGCCCAAGTCCGTGATCACCGACGGCGGCGACGCGCTGGTCCACGCCGTCGAGACCGTGCTCCCGCTGTCCAACCACCGGATCTGCTCGTGCCACCTGGAGGAAGGCGTCAGGGAGCACCTCGGCGGCTGGTCGGACCAGGACGGCTTCAGGTCGCTGATGTTCGAGGACGGCTGCTCGCCGGTGGAGTTCGAGGAGCGGTGGCGCAGTTTGGTGGCCAGCCACAGGACGGCGAGCAACCAGGAGTGGCTCTGCAGGATGTACGTGAAGAGGGAGCTCTGGGCCGCCGCCTTCGTCCGCGACAAGTTCTTCCTCGGCATGGCGAGAGACGAAGACGAGGACGCGGAGTGTCTCTGCCAATCTTCCGGCCTGCGCACGCGCTTCTCAGAGGACATGACGCTGCTCGCCCTGCTCCAGCGCGCGGACTCCAGGGGCAAGTACATGCGCGCGCAGGAGGCCGAGCTGGACGAGGAGGCCGACAAGTCCCGCGTTGAGCTGACCACCGAGCACGAGCGCCTCGAGGAAGACGCGGCGCGGTCCTTCACGCCGGCCAACTTCGCCATCGTGCTGGAGGAGATCAAGGCGCTGGACGACTTCGAGATCGTGGACACCCTGAGCAGCAGCTGCGACGGCTCCGGCCACAAGGTCTACACGCTGGATCTCCACGGCGACCTCTTCAGCGTGTTGCAGTTCCACGACCGCGCCAACGACGACAAGGAGACGCACTCGAGCGCCGTCTTCAAGTGCAGCTGCCGGAAGATGGAGCGCGACGGCTTGCCATGCCGGCACATCCTCCACGTGCTGCAGCACGAAAAGGCGTCCTCCATACCGAAGTGCTGCAAGCTGGGACGGCTGCTGCGGCGGGGTGACACAAGGCGCGAGCGGCTCGGCGAGATGGAGGCGCTGGGGCGGAAGGTGTTCGACCTGGCGTCGCAGGACGCCGAGGAGTTCGAGGAGATCAAGGAGTTCTTGCAGGACTGGCTGCAGGAGAGGGAGCTATCTTCTTGA